A DNA window from Streptomyces sp. 71268 contains the following coding sequences:
- a CDS encoding helix-hairpin-helix domain-containing protein — MSSDRPAGEAASATAGDPAPRDEDATAPDPSPDTPEDPASANPAPAVAPRDQAERPGEPEADEAAAAPDAEADQRPAPPADAAREAGATDEADPVGEAGPAGEADPARETDPAGEADARPRDARDAGSEAAPAAESPAGERATVPGAAGAGGATGGGKRSAAAEALAAAVRAVERGEADAASFFTTRGRSGAARPDAARSASPGRAAPTPGGPQAAAPHGTGPTGPVDTGPATRFGGADSGGAPLSGPAPTATAGAPGAGPGAGPSGAGSPAGGGGGARMPAAGPGVGPAELDQIRQVLTAGGAPPHLAEQVVRALGEGAAAVLRDDPWQLLAVPGVRPEQADGFARALLGPDCGPGDERRSRALVTWLLERAALEGHTARESATLRDALAQHAVPDPDEALRDAVAEGVVLVFQDALETPGAAPAAGDEEAEQPVRVLLGLDRYALAEESLADGLARVINTFEPDAPADAATGTEPETETEPETETETETETDEAMETDAEPEARAAGPAPDWEALAGAAPSPSAAELVRAVAGHGLVTHSGGESARAEAVAVVAAAHARGLRAYAAAHTDDGRRRLGAALADSGLPAALAVTVAGLLTGAEGPGRDADGAFRLDLLAVLDAPQLDVEAAAALVESLPDGVRLVLSGDPGVLWSAGAGRVFADLVAARACPQVVSRTPDPGPIGELVSGIGIGELTQVEAPGKEVVIVPVRDAGDAVHRTVQLVADSVPRAIGVPVPDIQVITVGHGGAVGTRALNAALKERLNPGPGRFGGFDPGDRVAYAVAPGRTVTGTVTAAEPDGLRLDCGGEDVLVPRARVADALRPGWAVTAHQAAGRRWPATVVVLPGDAGPLLTRAWVYTAFSRGERHLSVVHGAGPALPHAVAEVPAAERTTRLRALLRAQNATA; from the coding sequence GACCCGGCGTCCGCGAACCCGGCCCCCGCGGTGGCCCCGCGCGACCAGGCCGAGCGGCCCGGTGAGCCCGAAGCGGACGAGGCGGCGGCCGCCCCGGACGCCGAGGCGGACCAGCGGCCCGCGCCACCGGCCGACGCGGCGCGCGAGGCCGGCGCGACGGACGAGGCGGACCCGGTGGGCGAGGCGGGCCCGGCAGGCGAGGCCGACCCTGCGCGCGAGACGGACCCGGCGGGCGAGGCCGACGCGCGGCCCCGGGATGCGCGCGACGCGGGTTCGGAGGCGGCCCCCGCCGCCGAGTCCCCGGCCGGCGAGCGGGCTACGGTGCCGGGCGCGGCCGGTGCCGGTGGGGCCACCGGTGGCGGGAAGCGGTCGGCCGCGGCCGAGGCGCTGGCCGCCGCGGTGCGCGCCGTCGAGCGGGGCGAGGCCGACGCCGCCTCGTTCTTCACCACGCGAGGCAGGTCGGGGGCGGCCCGACCCGATGCCGCGCGCTCGGCCTCCCCCGGCCGAGCCGCGCCGACGCCGGGCGGCCCGCAGGCAGCGGCCCCGCACGGCACCGGGCCCACGGGCCCGGTCGACACCGGCCCCGCGACCCGGTTCGGCGGCGCCGACTCGGGCGGAGCGCCTCTTTCCGGGCCGGCCCCGACCGCCACGGCCGGGGCGCCCGGAGCCGGGCCCGGAGCCGGTCCGTCCGGTGCCGGCTCGCCGGCCGGTGGTGGCGGTGGGGCGCGGATGCCGGCGGCGGGCCCCGGGGTCGGGCCGGCGGAGCTGGACCAGATCCGCCAGGTGCTGACCGCCGGCGGCGCGCCGCCACACCTCGCCGAGCAGGTCGTACGGGCCCTGGGCGAGGGGGCCGCTGCGGTCCTGCGGGACGACCCGTGGCAGTTGCTCGCTGTCCCGGGGGTGCGCCCCGAGCAGGCGGACGGCTTCGCGCGGGCCCTGCTCGGCCCGGACTGCGGCCCCGGCGACGAGCGCCGCTCCCGGGCACTGGTCACCTGGCTGCTGGAGCGGGCCGCCCTCGAAGGCCACACGGCCCGCGAGTCGGCCACGCTGCGCGACGCGCTCGCCCAGCACGCCGTGCCGGACCCGGACGAGGCCCTGCGCGACGCCGTGGCGGAGGGCGTGGTGCTGGTCTTCCAGGACGCCCTGGAGACCCCGGGGGCGGCCCCGGCGGCCGGGGACGAGGAGGCCGAGCAGCCCGTCCGGGTGCTGCTGGGCCTCGACCGGTACGCACTGGCCGAGGAGAGCCTGGCCGACGGCCTGGCCCGGGTGATCAACACCTTCGAACCGGACGCGCCCGCCGACGCCGCGACCGGCACCGAGCCCGAGACCGAGACCGAGCCCGAGACCGAGACCGAGACCGAGACCGAGACCGACGAGGCTATGGAGACCGACGCGGAGCCCGAGGCGCGAGCGGCTGGCCCGGCGCCCGACTGGGAGGCGCTCGCCGGCGCCGCCCCCTCGCCGTCGGCCGCCGAACTGGTCAGGGCCGTCGCGGGGCACGGACTGGTGACGCACAGCGGGGGTGAGAGCGCCCGTGCCGAGGCCGTGGCCGTTGTCGCCGCCGCGCACGCGCGCGGCCTGCGCGCCTACGCCGCCGCGCACACGGACGACGGCCGCCGGCGGCTCGGCGCGGCGCTGGCGGACAGCGGCCTGCCCGCCGCGCTGGCGGTCACGGTCGCCGGACTGCTGACCGGGGCCGAGGGGCCGGGCCGGGACGCGGACGGCGCCTTCCGGCTCGACCTGCTCGCCGTGCTCGACGCTCCGCAGCTCGACGTGGAGGCCGCCGCGGCGCTGGTCGAGTCGCTGCCGGACGGCGTGCGGCTGGTGCTCAGCGGCGATCCGGGGGTCCTGTGGTCGGCGGGCGCCGGCCGGGTCTTCGCCGATCTGGTGGCCGCCCGCGCCTGCCCGCAGGTGGTCTCCCGCACACCGGACCCCGGCCCGATCGGCGAGTTGGTCTCCGGCATCGGCATCGGCGAGCTGACGCAGGTGGAGGCGCCCGGCAAGGAGGTGGTGATCGTTCCCGTGCGGGACGCGGGCGACGCCGTGCACCGCACCGTGCAGTTGGTCGCGGACTCGGTGCCACGGGCGATCGGCGTACCGGTACCCGACATCCAGGTCATCACCGTCGGCCACGGCGGCGCGGTCGGTACCCGGGCGCTCAACGCCGCCCTCAAGGAGCGTCTCAACCCCGGCCCCGGCCGGTTCGGCGGCTTCGACCCCGGCGACCGGGTCGCGTACGCGGTGGCCCCGGGGCGCACCGTGACGGGCACGGTGACCGCGGCCGAGCCCGACGGGCTGCGCCTCGACTGTGGGGGCGAGGACGTGCTCGTGCCGCGGGCCCGGGTCGCCGACGCCCTGCGACCCGGCTGGGCGGTCACGGCGCACCAGGCGGCCGGCCGGCGCTGGCCCGCGACCGTCGTCGTCCTCCCGGGGGACGCGGGCCCGCTGCTCACCCGGGCCTGGGTCTACACGGCGTTCAGCCGCGGCGAGCGGCACCTGTCCGTGGTCCACGGCGCGGGCCCGGCCCTGCCGCACGCGGTGGCCGAGGTCCCGGCCGCCGAGCGCACGACGCGGTTGCGGGCCCTGCTGCGGGCCCAGAACGCGACGGCCTGA
- a CDS encoding DUF5703 family protein, with amino-acid sequence MPEYEFCDVYVPRGVSRKATTRLLTDHAEYGHWELDRLRLNPDGSRRVRLRRRIIRQLRATW; translated from the coding sequence ATGCCGGAATACGAATTCTGCGATGTGTATGTGCCTCGGGGGGTTTCCCGCAAGGCCACGACCCGCTTGCTGACCGACCATGCCGAGTACGGACACTGGGAGTTGGACCGCCTACGGCTCAACCCCGACGGCAGCCGCAGGGTGCGGCTGCGCCGCCGGATCATCCGGCAACTCCGCGCTACCTGGTAG
- a CDS encoding chaplin, with product MRQVAKKGLITMAAAGGVFAVAGGYAHADSAAHGASSNSPGVLSGNNVQVPVHVPVNACGNTVDVVGALNPAVGNRCANVDSHAAKSDTGRAGDAGKATGTRQSKPAGKGASGEHREVTRSAGGAQAVGGAHGSPGIGSGNNAQVPVHVPVNACGNTVNVVGLLNPAVRNKCGNVTGPVSHEGPHQPPTREREEVAPPKQQPKPEPRPEPGDKPGPTEKPRAEQPPTSRVETPSRTETHMERGEELPASRSGDPGGSIERVAAETAEQLAETGAGTLAIALPAGAGLLLAGTVLYRRARAV from the coding sequence ACAGGTCGCGAAGAAGGGCCTGATCACCATGGCCGCAGCCGGCGGCGTATTCGCCGTGGCCGGCGGCTACGCACACGCGGACTCGGCCGCCCACGGCGCCAGCTCAAACTCGCCGGGCGTCCTTTCGGGCAACAACGTGCAGGTACCAGTGCACGTCCCGGTCAACGCGTGCGGCAACACCGTCGACGTCGTGGGTGCGCTCAACCCGGCCGTCGGCAACAGGTGCGCCAACGTGGACAGCCACGCCGCCAAGAGCGACACGGGCCGGGCGGGCGACGCCGGCAAGGCAACCGGAACTCGGCAGTCCAAGCCCGCGGGGAAGGGCGCCTCGGGTGAGCACCGCGAGGTCACCCGCTCCGCTGGAGGGGCCCAGGCGGTCGGCGGGGCGCACGGTTCGCCCGGCATCGGCTCGGGCAACAACGCCCAGGTGCCGGTGCACGTGCCGGTCAACGCCTGCGGCAACACCGTCAACGTCGTCGGACTGCTGAACCCGGCCGTCCGCAACAAGTGCGGCAACGTGACCGGCCCGGTGTCCCACGAGGGGCCGCACCAGCCGCCCACGCGCGAGCGCGAGGAGGTGGCGCCGCCGAAGCAGCAGCCGAAGCCCGAACCGCGGCCCGAGCCCGGGGACAAGCCGGGTCCCACGGAGAAGCCGCGTGCCGAGCAGCCGCCGACGTCCCGGGTGGAGACGCCGTCGAGGACCGAGACACACATGGAGCGCGGCGAGGAACTGCCCGCGTCCCGCTCCGGGGACCCCGGGGGCTCCATCGAGCGGGTGGCCGCCGAGACCGCCGAGCAACTCGCTGAGACGGGCGCCGGGACCCTGGCCATCGCCCTGCCCGCCGGCGCCGGCCTGCTGCTCGCCGGCACGGTGCTCTACCGCAGGGCCCGCGCCGTCTAG